Proteins encoded by one window of Blautia luti:
- the thyA gene encoding thymidylate synthase has protein sequence MSYADDVFIKMCQDILENGTSTEGEKVRPVWEDGTPAYTIKKFGVVNRYDLRKEFPAMTLRRTALKSAMDEILWIWQKKSNNINDLHSHIWDSWADGDGSIGKAYGYQLGVKHQYKEGMMDQVDRVLYDLKNNPFSRRIMTNIYVHQDLHEMNLYPCAYSMTFNVTQTPGNEKLTLNAILNQRSQDILTANNWNVCQYAILLMMVAQVCDMEAGELLHVVADCHIYDRHIPVVKEMIKRKPYPAPIVKLNPEVKDFYQFTTDDLIVENYETWPQIKNIPVAI, from the coding sequence ATGAGTTACGCAGATGATGTTTTTATAAAAATGTGCCAGGACATCCTGGAGAACGGTACAAGCACGGAAGGTGAGAAAGTACGTCCCGTATGGGAAGACGGAACGCCTGCTTATACCATCAAGAAATTCGGCGTAGTAAACCGATATGATCTGAGAAAAGAATTTCCGGCCATGACACTGAGACGTACCGCATTAAAAAGCGCCATGGACGAAATCCTCTGGATCTGGCAGAAGAAGTCAAACAATATCAATGATCTCCACAGTCACATCTGGGACAGCTGGGCCGATGGGGACGGTTCCATTGGCAAGGCTTACGGATACCAGCTTGGTGTGAAGCATCAGTACAAAGAAGGTATGATGGATCAGGTTGACAGAGTACTCTACGATCTGAAAAACAATCCGTTCAGCCGCAGAATTATGACAAATATCTATGTACATCAGGATCTCCATGAGATGAATCTGTATCCCTGTGCCTATTCCATGACATTCAATGTAACACAGACACCGGGAAATGAGAAACTGACATTAAACGCGATCCTGAACCAGCGTTCCCAGGATATTCTTACAGCAAACAACTGGAATGTGTGCCAGTATGCAATCCTGCTTATGATGGTCGCCCAGGTATGTGATATGGAGGCAGGGGAACTGCTTCATGTGGTGGCTGACTGTCATATTTATGACCGCCATATCCCGGTAGTAAAAGAGATGATCAAGAGAAAACCATATCCGGCACCGATCGTGAAACTGAATCCGGAAGTGAAAGATTTCTATCAGTTTACAACAGATGATCTGATCGTTGAGAATTACGAGACATGGCCGCAGATCAAGAACATTCCGGTGGCCATCTGA
- a CDS encoding dihydrofolate reductase — translation MNLIVAVDQNWAIGKDNKLLVSIPADMKMFREETSGKVVVLGRKTLETFPNGLPLKNRTNIVITKNPDFDGKGAIVVHSIEEALEEVKKYPSEDVYCIGGDSIYKQMLPYCDTAHVTRIDFAYEADSYFPNLDEDEDWEITAESEEQTYFDLEYQFVKYERKK, via the coding sequence ATGAATTTAATCGTAGCAGTAGACCAGAACTGGGCAATTGGCAAAGACAACAAGCTTCTGGTAAGCATCCCGGCGGATATGAAAATGTTCCGTGAGGAAACTTCCGGGAAAGTAGTGGTTCTGGGAAGAAAAACTCTGGAAACTTTTCCAAACGGACTGCCATTAAAAAACAGAACCAACATTGTAATTACCAAGAATCCGGATTTCGATGGAAAAGGTGCCATTGTAGTCCACAGTATTGAAGAGGCACTGGAAGAGGTTAAGAAATATCCATCAGAAGATGTGTATTGTATTGGTGGTGACAGCATTTACAAACAGATGCTTCCATACTGTGATACAGCGCACGTGACCAGAATCGACTTCGCATATGAAGCAGACAGTTATTTCCCGAATCTGGATGAAGACGAGGACTGGGAGATCACGGCAGAGAGCGAGGAGCAGACATATTTTGATCTGGAGTACCAGTTTGTAAAATATGAGAGAAAGAAATAA
- a CDS encoding branched-chain amino acid aminotransferase, producing MEKKNIDWGNIGFGYVQTDYRYVSKFKDGAWDAGELTTDPNVTLNECAGVFQYAQTAFEGMKAYTTEDGRIVTFRPDLNAERMANSAKRLEMPVFPEDRFVDAIVQTVKANAAYVPPYGSGATLYVRPYMMGTNPVIGVKPADEYMFRVFTTPVGPYFKGGAKPITIRVTDFDRAAPHGTGHIKAGLNYAMSLHAIVDAHKNGFDENMYLDAATRTKVEETGGANFIFVTKDGKVVTPKSDSILPSITRRSLIYVAKEYLGLEAEEREVYFDEVKDFAECGLCGTAAVISPVGKIVDHGKEICFPSGMEKMGPVIQKLYDTLTGIQMGRIQAPEGWLKVIE from the coding sequence ATGGAAAAAAAGAATATCGACTGGGGCAACATCGGCTTCGGTTACGTACAGACTGATTATCGTTATGTATCTAAATTTAAAGATGGCGCATGGGATGCCGGGGAACTGACAACAGATCCTAATGTAACACTGAACGAATGTGCAGGTGTTTTCCAGTATGCGCAGACAGCTTTCGAAGGAATGAAAGCTTACACAACAGAAGACGGACGTATCGTTACTTTCCGTCCTGACTTAAACGCAGAGCGTATGGCAAACTCAGCCAAGAGACTTGAGATGCCTGTATTCCCGGAAGACCGTTTCGTTGATGCCATCGTTCAGACAGTAAAAGCGAACGCAGCATATGTTCCACCATATGGTTCAGGAGCTACTTTATATGTTCGTCCTTACATGATGGGTACTAACCCGGTTATCGGTGTGAAACCTGCTGACGAGTATATGTTCCGTGTATTCACCACACCTGTAGGACCATACTTCAAGGGCGGCGCTAAGCCGATCACAATCCGTGTCACTGATTTTGACCGTGCTGCACCTCATGGAACAGGTCATATCAAAGCTGGTCTTAACTATGCAATGAGCTTACATGCAATCGTAGATGCCCACAAGAACGGATTCGATGAGAACATGTATCTTGATGCAGCTACACGTACGAAAGTAGAAGAAACAGGCGGTGCTAACTTCATCTTCGTTACAAAAGACGGCAAAGTTGTTACACCTAAGTCTGACAGTATCCTTCCTTCTATCACACGTCGTTCCTTAATCTATGTTGCTAAGGAATACCTTGGATTAGAAGCTGAGGAAAGAGAAGTATACTTCGATGAAGTAAAAGATTTCGCTGAATGTGGTCTCTGCGGTACTGCTGCAGTTATCTCTCCTGTTGGAAAGATCGTTGACCATGGCAAAGAGATCTGCTTCCCAAGCGGAATGGAGAAAATGGGTCCGGTTATCCAGAAACTCTACGACACATTAACAGGAATCCAGATGGGCCGCATCCAGGCACCGGAAGGATGGCTGAAAGTGATCGAATAA
- a CDS encoding 5-bromo-4-chloroindolyl phosphate hydrolysis family protein yields MSENFDELGELGDRIKEIIDTAVSTKDYRQMTEDIKQTVGQTINSTLNSAVDTGSEAIRNGLNSMFGSGNSEYHNKTKEFEERRRREREQERKKQEEEKAKERMLTLYDRNTGGRMKGMMLAISGGILASGMGLGTLVLSIFGTVGHMSSLVLGGTCFLAAGALAGVGLLTGGIKKLGKLERFQKYIGTLGTHTYCNFEQLSAAVGKPVKFVKKDVKKMISDGWFRQGHIDAQETCLITSNETYQQYTQTAKALEEKKQEEERRQADFSPEVQEVLDKGNEFLDKIHKSNDAIPGVEISAKISRMELIVEKIFERAQKHPEIIPDLKKMMNYYLPMTVKLLDAYEEMDRMPVQGENIKSSKKEIEDTLDTLNQAFEKLLDSVFQDTAWDVSSDISVLHTLLAQEGLTDDDFAKMNK; encoded by the coding sequence ATGAGCGAAAATTTTGACGAATTAGGAGAACTTGGAGACAGAATAAAAGAGATCATAGATACAGCGGTTTCCACGAAGGATTACAGGCAGATGACCGAGGATATTAAACAGACAGTAGGACAGACCATAAACAGTACGCTGAATTCTGCTGTTGATACCGGAAGTGAAGCTATCAGGAATGGTCTGAACAGTATGTTTGGTTCAGGAAATTCCGAGTATCATAATAAGACGAAAGAGTTTGAAGAACGACGCAGACGGGAACGTGAACAGGAACGAAAGAAGCAGGAAGAGGAGAAAGCGAAAGAGCGCATGCTGACTCTGTATGACAGGAATACAGGGGGAAGAATGAAAGGCATGATGCTTGCCATCTCCGGCGGTATCCTTGCCAGTGGCATGGGACTTGGCACACTGGTTCTGTCTATTTTCGGTACAGTGGGACATATGAGTTCCCTTGTGCTGGGTGGAACCTGTTTCCTGGCAGCAGGAGCACTGGCCGGGGTGGGACTTCTCACTGGCGGCATAAAAAAATTAGGAAAGCTGGAACGTTTCCAGAAATACATCGGCACACTGGGAACTCACACATACTGTAACTTCGAACAGCTCTCTGCAGCAGTAGGGAAACCTGTGAAATTTGTAAAAAAAGATGTAAAGAAAATGATCAGTGATGGGTGGTTCCGCCAGGGACATATTGATGCCCAGGAAACCTGTCTGATCACAAGCAACGAAACCTATCAGCAGTATACCCAGACCGCGAAGGCGTTGGAAGAGAAGAAACAGGAAGAAGAGAGACGTCAGGCAGACTTTTCCCCGGAGGTTCAGGAAGTTCTGGATAAGGGAAATGAATTTCTGGATAAGATCCATAAGAGCAATGATGCAATCCCGGGCGTAGAGATTTCTGCCAAGATTTCCAGAATGGAACTGATCGTGGAGAAAATTTTCGAGCGTGCACAGAAGCATCCGGAGATTATACCGGATCTGAAAAAGATGATGAATTATTATCTGCCAATGACTGTGAAACTGCTGGATGCGTACGAAGAAATGGACAGGATGCCGGTACAGGGGGAGAATATCAAGTCTTCGAAGAAAGAGATCGAGGATACACTGGATACCTTAAACCAGGCATTCGAGAAACTGCTGGATTCTGTATTCCAGGATACGGCATGGGATGTTTCCAGCGATATTTCCGTACTGCATACACTGCTGGCACAGGAAGGTCTGACAGATGATGATTTCGCGAAGATGAATAAATAA
- a CDS encoding toxic anion resistance protein, with translation MEKEFKDFEMETPSLTLEPDLGAVEEKEEIAEVKQPEKEPEAPALTPAEQKMVEEFAAKIDIENTNQILQYGAGTQKKMADFSDTALENVKMQDLGEIGELITNVVGELKDFEAKEESGFFGFFKKQSSKIENMKNKYAKAEGNIEKITDSLQQHQVRLLKDSAMLDKMYEQNLNYFKELTMYILAGKKKLEETRNGKLAELKNKAVLSGLPEDAQAARDLDEKCNRFEKKLHDLELTRTIAMQTAPQIRLIQNNDTVMVEKIQTTIVNTIPLWKSQMVLALGIAHSAEAAKAQRQVTDVTNELLKKNAEMLHVATVETAKESERGVVDMETLQKTNADLIQTLDDVMRIQMEGRQKRQAAEMEMRRMEDELKRKLLEIRK, from the coding sequence ATGGAAAAAGAGTTTAAGGATTTTGAAATGGAAACACCATCACTGACCCTGGAACCGGATCTTGGCGCAGTGGAAGAGAAAGAAGAAATTGCAGAAGTCAAACAGCCGGAGAAGGAACCGGAAGCACCGGCACTCACACCAGCAGAACAGAAAATGGTGGAGGAATTTGCTGCAAAGATTGATATTGAGAATACAAACCAGATCCTTCAGTACGGAGCGGGAACCCAGAAGAAGATGGCAGATTTTTCCGATACAGCACTGGAGAATGTGAAGATGCAGGATCTGGGAGAAATCGGGGAGCTGATCACAAATGTGGTCGGAGAACTGAAAGATTTTGAAGCGAAAGAAGAAAGTGGATTCTTCGGATTCTTTAAGAAACAGTCTTCGAAAATTGAGAATATGAAGAACAAATATGCCAAGGCAGAGGGGAATATTGAAAAGATCACAGATTCTCTTCAGCAGCATCAGGTACGTCTCCTTAAAGATTCTGCCATGCTGGATAAGATGTATGAGCAGAACCTGAATTATTTTAAAGAACTTACCATGTATATTCTGGCAGGCAAGAAGAAACTGGAGGAAACAAGAAACGGAAAACTTGCAGAACTGAAGAATAAAGCAGTACTGAGCGGACTTCCGGAGGACGCGCAGGCAGCCAGAGACCTGGATGAGAAATGCAACCGCTTCGAGAAGAAGCTGCATGATCTGGAACTTACCAGAACCATCGCAATGCAGACTGCACCGCAGATCCGTCTGATTCAGAATAATGATACGGTAATGGTAGAGAAGATCCAGACAACCATTGTAAATACCATTCCGTTATGGAAGAGTCAGATGGTACTTGCTCTGGGAATCGCACATTCTGCAGAAGCAGCAAAGGCCCAGAGACAGGTAACCGATGTTACCAATGAACTTCTGAAAAAGAATGCGGAGATGCTTCATGTGGCAACTGTGGAAACTGCCAAAGAATCTGAACGTGGAGTAGTGGATATGGAAACCCTTCAGAAGACGAACGCAGACCTGATCCAGACACTGGATGATGTGATGCGCATCCAGATGGAAGGCCGTCAGAAGAGACAGGCAGCAGAGATGGAAATGCGCCGTATGGAAGACGAGCTGAAACGAAAACTTCTGGAGATCAGAAAATAA
- the ispG gene encoding flavodoxin-dependent (E)-4-hydroxy-3-methylbut-2-enyl-diphosphate synthase translates to MEQVGAAGNPAAPVSDRNVKRKEEIMYRDHTKVIRIGDRKIGGGNPVLIQSMTNTKTEDVEQTVAQILALEQAGCDIIRCAVPTMEAAKALKEVKKQIHIPLVADIHFDYRLAIAAMENGADKIRINPGNIGSTERIKAVVDVAKERGIPIRVGVNSGSLEKELVEKYHGVTAEGLVESALDKVHIIEELGYDNLVISIKSSDVLMCAKAHELIAEKTNYPLHVGITEAGTLYSGNIKSAIGLGIILNQGIGDTIRVSLTGAPLEEIKSAKRILKTLGLRKGGVEVVSCPTCGRTQIDLIGLANQVETMVQDIPLDIKVAVMGCVVNGPGEAKEADIGIAGGVGVGLLIKHGEIIQKVPEDQLLETLRQELLNWKE, encoded by the coding sequence ATGGAACAGGTGGGAGCTGCCGGGAATCCGGCCGCTCCTGTTTCTGACAGGAATGTTAAAAGAAAAGAGGAAATTATGTACAGAGATCATACAAAAGTCATCCGGATCGGTGACAGAAAAATCGGTGGCGGCAATCCCGTTTTAATCCAGTCCATGACCAACACCAAGACTGAGGACGTAGAGCAGACCGTAGCCCAGATCCTTGCCCTGGAGCAGGCAGGATGCGACATTATCCGCTGCGCAGTACCAACTATGGAAGCGGCGAAAGCATTAAAAGAGGTCAAGAAGCAGATCCATATTCCACTGGTAGCAGACATTCATTTCGACTATCGTCTGGCTATCGCAGCGATGGAAAACGGCGCGGACAAGATCCGTATCAACCCGGGAAATATCGGAAGCACAGAGCGTATCAAAGCAGTTGTAGACGTAGCGAAAGAACGTGGAATCCCGATCCGTGTCGGTGTAAACAGTGGTTCTCTTGAGAAAGAACTTGTGGAAAAATACCACGGAGTTACAGCAGAAGGCCTGGTGGAAAGCGCACTGGATAAAGTACACATTATCGAAGAGTTAGGTTATGATAATCTGGTCATCAGCATCAAATCTTCTGATGTCCTTATGTGTGCAAAAGCCCATGAACTCATCGCAGAGAAAACAAACTATCCGCTCCATGTAGGGATCACAGAAGCCGGAACTCTTTATTCCGGAAATATCAAATCCGCTATCGGTCTGGGAATCATCCTGAATCAGGGAATCGGTGACACGATCCGTGTATCTCTCACAGGTGCACCGCTGGAAGAAATCAAATCCGCGAAACGTATCCTGAAGACATTAGGCCTTCGCAAAGGCGGCGTAGAAGTGGTATCATGTCCAACCTGCGGCCGTACGCAGATCGACCTGATCGGCCTTGCAAACCAGGTAGAAACCATGGTACAGGACATCCCGCTTGACATCAAAGTCGCAGTTATGGGATGTGTCGTAAACGGACCTGGAGAAGCGAAAGAGGCAGATATCGGAATCGCAGGTGGAGTGGGTGTCGGACTTCTGATCAAACACGGTGAGATCATACAGAAAGTTCCGGAAGACCAGTTATTGGAAACTTTGCGTCAGGAACTTCTGAACTGGAAAGAATAG
- a CDS encoding PolC-type DNA polymerase III, producing MEKDFFDVFPNLKVKKELEELLEMVYVTRVSCNPSKTHIWVYIKSERWIHKKYIFALEDQIERQLFAGLGVTVTVIEKFRLSGQYTPQNFLDTYRSSMELELRNYNMLEYNMFKQAQISFPGEHDLHMILPDSVIAREKSDILIEYLQKVFCERCGMDLKVELEFTETQESKYRKNAAVQIAQEVENVIRHAKMNAKSEETDQSEEAGSDNKKTEKNAEKPQQEKKDKKAAFGDRKDKKGDFRGGFRRDSNPDVIYGRDFEGEPVALESITGEMGEVIVRGQVMDVEAREIRNEKTILIFPITDFTDSIVVKMFLRNEQVPEVTEHVKKGAFLKFRGVTTVDRFDSELTIASIAGIKKIANFTTSRVDTSPQKRVELHCHTKMSDMDGVTDAKSLVKRAYEWGHPAIAITDHGVVQAFPEANHCFDAWGGCVPKDSDFKVLYGMEGYLVDDLKGMVTNGKGQKLDGRFVVFDIETTGFSSLTCHIIEIGAVLVENGEITDHFSTFVNPKVPIPFRIEQLTSINDSMVMDAPTIEEVLPEFLEFSKGAVMVAHNADFDMGFIMKNCDRLEIEHDFTYVDTVGMARFLLPALNRFKLDTVAKAVGVSLDNHHRAVDDAACTAEIFVKFVKMLADRDILDVDELNKQGAVSANTIKKLPTYHVIIFARNETGRINLYKLVSQSHLKYYHRRPRVPKSILQKYRDGLLVGSACEAGELYQALLRNAPETEIARLVNFYDYLEIQPIGNNKFMLADDKHDMINSEEDLREMNRRIVKLGEQFKKPVVATCDVHFMDPQDEVYRRIIMAGSGFSDADEQAPLYLRTTEEMLEEFAYLGSEKAEEVVITNTNKIADMIEKISPIHPDKFPPVIENSDQDLKNICFTKAHEMYGDPLPEIVESRLDRELNSIISNGYAVMYIIAQKLVWKSNEDGYLVGSRGSVGSSLAATMSGITEVNPLPPHYLCPNPDCKYSDFDSPEVKKYAGMAGCDMPDKICPKCGTKMKKEGFDIPFETFLGFKGDKEPDIDLNFSGEYQANAHRYTEVIFGKGQTFKAGTIGTLAEKTAFGYVKNYFEERGVHKRYCEINRIVQGCTGVRRTTGQHPGGIIVLPVGEEIEKFTPVQHPANDVNSDIITTHFDYHSIDGNLLKLDILGHDDPTMIRMLEDLTGISARDVPLDQKDVMSLFASTKALNIEPESIGGCKLGCLGIPEFGTDFAMQMLIDTKPKYFSDLIRIAGLSHGTDVWLGNAQVLIQEGKATISTAICTRDDIMIYLIGKGVESGLAFTIMESVRKGKGLRDEWIATMKEHDVPDWYIWSCKLIKYMFPKAHAAAYVMMAYRIAWYKVFQPLAYYAAYFSIRATAFSYELMCMGKERLEYYMAEIRKKGDAVSKKEQDTLKDMRIVQEMYARGFEFVPIDLYTAKAQRFQIVDGKLMPSLATIDGLGDKAADAVVDAAKQGKFLSKDDFRDRTKVSKTVIDLMDDLKLFGDIPQSNQMSLFDFTG from the coding sequence TTGGAAAAAGACTTTTTTGATGTATTTCCCAATTTAAAAGTGAAGAAAGAACTAGAAGAATTACTGGAAATGGTATATGTGACCAGGGTTTCCTGCAATCCTTCCAAAACACATATCTGGGTCTATATAAAAAGTGAACGCTGGATCCACAAGAAGTATATTTTTGCACTGGAAGACCAGATCGAGCGCCAGCTTTTTGCCGGGCTTGGCGTGACGGTTACTGTCATCGAGAAGTTCCGTCTTTCAGGCCAGTATACTCCGCAGAATTTTCTGGATACCTACAGATCCAGTATGGAACTGGAACTGCGCAATTACAACATGCTGGAATACAACATGTTCAAGCAGGCGCAGATTTCTTTTCCTGGAGAGCATGACCTTCATATGATCCTTCCTGACTCTGTAATTGCCAGAGAAAAGAGCGACATTCTGATCGAGTATCTGCAGAAAGTTTTCTGCGAGAGATGCGGAATGGATTTAAAAGTAGAACTGGAATTCACAGAAACCCAGGAGAGTAAATACCGAAAGAATGCGGCAGTCCAGATCGCGCAGGAAGTGGAGAATGTCATCCGTCATGCGAAAATGAATGCAAAAAGTGAGGAAACCGATCAGTCCGAAGAGGCTGGAAGTGATAACAAAAAAACAGAAAAGAATGCTGAGAAACCGCAGCAGGAGAAGAAGGATAAGAAAGCAGCTTTTGGCGACCGCAAGGACAAGAAAGGCGATTTCCGAGGCGGATTTCGAAGGGACAGCAACCCGGATGTTATCTATGGAAGAGACTTCGAAGGCGAACCTGTTGCACTGGAAAGTATTACAGGTGAGATGGGTGAAGTGATCGTCCGCGGACAGGTTATGGATGTGGAAGCAAGAGAAATCCGTAATGAAAAGACCATCCTGATCTTCCCGATTACAGACTTCACAGACAGTATTGTAGTAAAGATGTTTCTGCGAAATGAGCAGGTGCCGGAAGTGACAGAGCATGTAAAGAAAGGCGCATTCCTGAAATTCCGTGGCGTAACAACCGTAGACCGATTCGACAGTGAACTTACCATTGCATCCATCGCAGGAATCAAAAAGATTGCCAACTTTACCACATCCCGAGTAGACACCAGCCCACAGAAACGTGTAGAGCTTCACTGCCATACAAAGATGAGCGATATGGACGGTGTTACAGATGCCAAATCTCTGGTAAAGCGTGCATATGAATGGGGACATCCTGCCATTGCCATCACAGACCACGGCGTTGTCCAGGCATTCCCTGAGGCGAACCACTGCTTCGATGCATGGGGCGGATGTGTCCCGAAGGATTCTGATTTCAAGGTCCTGTATGGTATGGAGGGTTATCTGGTAGATGACTTAAAAGGTATGGTTACTAATGGAAAAGGCCAGAAGCTGGACGGCAGATTTGTAGTCTTTGATATCGAGACCACCGGATTCTCCTCCCTGACCTGTCACATCATAGAGATTGGTGCAGTACTGGTAGAGAATGGTGAGATTACGGACCATTTTTCAACATTTGTAAACCCCAAAGTTCCGATTCCGTTCCGTATCGAACAGCTTACCAGCATCAATGACAGCATGGTCATGGATGCTCCGACCATCGAAGAGGTTCTGCCGGAGTTCCTTGAATTCAGCAAGGGTGCAGTGATGGTTGCACACAATGCAGACTTCGATATGGGATTCATTATGAAGAACTGCGACAGACTGGAAATCGAACATGATTTTACCTATGTAGATACTGTAGGTATGGCACGTTTCCTGCTTCCTGCATTGAACAGATTCAAATTGGATACCGTAGCAAAGGCAGTAGGGGTTTCTCTGGACAACCATCACCGAGCGGTGGACGATGCTGCCTGCACTGCAGAGATTTTTGTTAAATTCGTAAAGATGCTGGCAGACCGTGATATCCTTGATGTGGATGAGCTGAACAAGCAGGGGGCAGTTTCTGCTAATACTATTAAGAAACTGCCAACATACCATGTAATTATTTTTGCCAGAAATGAAACCGGCCGTATTAATCTGTATAAACTGGTGAGCCAGTCTCATCTGAAATACTATCACAGACGTCCCCGTGTACCAAAGAGTATCCTGCAGAAATATCGCGATGGACTTCTGGTAGGAAGTGCCTGCGAGGCGGGAGAACTGTATCAGGCATTACTGCGAAATGCACCTGAGACAGAGATCGCCAGACTGGTAAATTTCTATGATTATCTGGAAATCCAGCCCATCGGAAATAATAAATTTATGCTCGCAGATGACAAGCACGATATGATCAATTCCGAGGAAGATTTACGAGAAATGAACCGCAGGATCGTGAAGCTGGGTGAACAGTTTAAGAAGCCTGTAGTGGCAACCTGCGACGTGCATTTCATGGACCCGCAGGATGAAGTTTACCGACGGATCATCATGGCAGGAAGCGGCTTCTCGGATGCAGATGAACAGGCACCTCTGTATCTGCGTACCACCGAGGAAATGCTGGAAGAATTTGCTTATCTCGGAAGCGAGAAAGCAGAAGAAGTAGTTATTACAAACACCAATAAGATTGCTGATATGATCGAGAAAATCTCTCCGATCCATCCGGATAAATTCCCTCCGGTCATCGAGAATTCCGACCAGGATCTGAAGAATATCTGCTTTACCAAAGCACACGAAATGTATGGAGATCCATTGCCTGAAATTGTAGAGAGCCGCCTGGATCGAGAACTGAACTCAATTATTTCCAACGGATATGCCGTAATGTATATCATTGCCCAGAAGCTTGTATGGAAGTCAAATGAGGATGGATATCTTGTAGGTTCCCGAGGATCTGTAGGATCTTCTTTGGCAGCGACTATGTCCGGTATCACAGAGGTAAATCCTCTTCCACCACACTATCTCTGCCCGAATCCGGACTGCAAATACAGTGATTTCGATTCACCGGAAGTAAAGAAATATGCAGGTATGGCAGGGTGCGATATGCCTGACAAGATCTGCCCGAAGTGCGGAACGAAGATGAAGAAAGAGGGATTTGATATTCCGTTCGAAACGTTCCTTGGATTCAAGGGGGATAAAGAGCCGGATATCGACCTTAACTTCTCCGGTGAATACCAGGCAAATGCCCACAGATACACAGAGGTTATCTTTGGTAAGGGCCAGACATTCAAAGCAGGAACCATCGGTACCCTTGCGGAGAAAACTGCGTTCGGTTATGTGAAGAACTATTTTGAGGAGCGCGGTGTGCATAAACGTTACTGCGAAATCAACCGTATTGTACAGGGATGCACCGGTGTTCGCCGTACCACAGGACAGCATCCGGGAGGTATCATTGTACTTCCGGTGGGCGAGGAAATCGAGAAATTTACTCCTGTTCAGCATCCTGCGAACGATGTAAACAGTGACATTATCACCACACATTTTGATTACCATTCCATTGACGGAAATCTGCTGAAACTGGATATACTGGGACACGATGATCCGACTATGATCCGAATGTTGGAAGACCTGACAGGCATCAGTGCGAGAGATGTTCCGCTGGACCAGAAAGATGTCATGTCTCTGTTTGCCAGTACAAAAGCGCTTAATATTGAGCCGGAATCCATCGGTGGATGTAAGCTTGGATGTCTGGGAATTCCGGAGTTTGGTACTGATTTTGCCATGCAGATGCTTATTGATACCAAGCCGAAATACTTCTCAGACCTGATCCGTATTGCAGGACTTTCCCATGGTACGGACGTATGGCTTGGCAATGCCCAGGTGCTGATCCAGGAGGGAAAAGCAACCATTTCCACGGCCATCTGTACCCGAGATGACATCATGATCTACCTCATCGGTAAAGGGGTAGAGAGTGGTCTGGCATTTACGATCATGGAGAGTGTCCGTAAGGGGAAAGGTCTCCGTGATGAGTGGATCGCGACCATGAAAGAACACGACGTACCGGACTGGTATATCTGGTCCTGTAAGCTGATCAAGTACATGTTCCCGAAAGCTCATGCTGCGGCATATGTTATGATGGCGTACCGAATCGCATGGTATAAAGTGTTCCAGCCATTGGCGTATTATGCGGCATATTTCAGTATCCGTGCCACCGCGTTTTCCTATGAACTGATGTGTATGGGTAAGGAACGTCTGGAATATTACATGGCAGAGATCCGTAAAAAAGGCGATGCCGTCTCCAAGAAAGAGCAGGATACCCTGAAAGATATGCGTATTGTACAGGAGATGTACGCGCGAGGTTTCGAATTTGTACCGATTGACCTTTACACAGCCAAAGCCCAGCGATTCCAGATCGTAGACGGCAAACTGATGCCGTCCCTTGCGACTATCGACGGACTTGGGGATAAGGCGGCAGACGCTGTCGTAGATGCCGCAAAACAGGGCAAATTCCTGTCAAAAGACGACTTCCGCGACAGAACGAAAGTCAGTAAAACAGTTATTGATCTGATGGATGATCTGAAGCTGTTCGGAGATATTCCGCAGTCCAATCAGATGTCATTATTTGATTTTACAGGTTGA